From Pulveribacter suum, a single genomic window includes:
- a CDS encoding AMP-binding protein: MLTPHESATIGGVLQEAAAAFAGRPLLVAPPNPARAYDPEGRTITYAQAADAVQKLMALYRQAGYGQGHRIALLLENRLEHMLHKLAMNALGICCVPVNPDYRPRELAYLIDHAHVDLAVVLQSRQADWQAGAREATWQPPAVLLEQFGAALPSAPTPATHWTPEADTPASILYTSGTTGRPKGCVLSHRYELAAGAYYATRGGLVDFRPEGERIYNPLPLFHVNASILSFYAALLTGSCQVQTDRFQPSRWWQEIRETQATVVHYLGVIVQMLCVQPPSPADRQHGVRFGMGAGVEPQLHAAFEERFGFPLLELWGMTENVRILVDCHPPRQLGTRAFGRCTPGIEVRIADDAGADVPDGTPGEMLIRHSAATPRKDFFSGYLGDEAATEAAWRGGWFHTGDVVTRDATGMLHFVERRKNIIRRSGENIAAAEVEAWLLTHPDVELAAVIAVPDDIREEEVLACIVLKPRAREAQGQEALLRSLFAHCEAGLAYFKTPGWVWFSEQIPTTGTQKIQKHSIFGAGVDPRSLPGMHDLRAWKKRQKAQG, translated from the coding sequence ATGCTGACTCCGCACGAAAGCGCCACCATCGGCGGCGTGCTGCAAGAGGCCGCCGCCGCGTTCGCAGGCCGCCCTCTGCTGGTGGCCCCGCCCAACCCCGCGCGCGCCTACGACCCCGAGGGCCGCACCATCACCTATGCGCAAGCGGCCGACGCGGTACAGAAGCTGATGGCCCTCTACCGCCAGGCGGGATATGGCCAGGGCCACCGCATCGCGCTGCTGCTGGAGAACCGGCTGGAGCACATGCTGCACAAGCTGGCCATGAATGCGCTGGGCATCTGCTGCGTGCCCGTCAACCCCGACTACCGCCCGCGCGAGCTGGCCTACCTGATCGACCATGCGCACGTGGACCTGGCCGTGGTGCTGCAGTCGCGCCAGGCCGACTGGCAGGCCGGCGCACGCGAGGCCACGTGGCAGCCGCCCGCCGTGCTCTTGGAGCAGTTCGGCGCCGCCCTGCCCTCCGCGCCCACACCGGCGACGCACTGGACACCGGAGGCCGACACGCCCGCCAGCATCCTCTACACCTCGGGCACCACGGGCCGCCCCAAGGGCTGCGTGCTCTCGCACCGCTACGAGCTGGCCGCAGGCGCCTACTACGCCACACGCGGCGGGCTCGTCGATTTCCGGCCCGAGGGCGAGCGCATCTACAACCCGCTGCCGCTGTTCCACGTCAACGCCTCCATCCTGTCGTTCTACGCGGCCCTGCTCACCGGCAGCTGCCAGGTCCAGACCGACCGCTTCCAGCCCTCGCGCTGGTGGCAGGAGATTCGCGAGACGCAGGCGACCGTCGTCCACTACCTGGGCGTGATCGTGCAGATGCTCTGCGTGCAGCCTCCCTCGCCCGCCGACCGTCAACATGGCGTGCGCTTCGGCATGGGCGCCGGCGTGGAGCCGCAGCTGCACGCCGCCTTCGAGGAGCGCTTCGGCTTTCCGCTGCTGGAACTCTGGGGCATGACGGAGAACGTGCGCATCCTGGTGGACTGCCACCCGCCGCGCCAGCTGGGCACGCGCGCCTTCGGCCGCTGCACACCGGGCATCGAGGTGCGCATAGCGGACGATGCGGGAGCGGACGTGCCCGATGGCACGCCCGGCGAGATGCTGATACGCCACTCGGCCGCCACGCCGCGCAAGGATTTCTTCTCGGGCTACCTGGGCGACGAGGCCGCCACCGAGGCCGCGTGGCGCGGCGGCTGGTTCCACACTGGCGACGTGGTCACGCGCGATGCCACGGGCATGCTGCACTTCGTGGAGCGGCGCAAGAACATCATCCGCCGCTCGGGCGAGAACATCGCGGCCGCCGAGGTCGAGGCCTGGCTGCTGACGCACCCCGACGTGGAGCTGGCCGCCGTCATAGCCGTGCCCGACGACATCCGCGAAGAGGAAGTGCTGGCCTGCATCGTGCTCAAGCCCCGGGCGCGCGAAGCACAGGGCCAGGAGGCCCTGCTGCGCTCGCTGTTCGCGCACTGCGAGGCAGGCCTGGCCTACTTCAAGACGCCGGGCTGGGTGTGGTTCAGCGAGCAGATCCCGACCACCGGCACGCAGAAGATCCAGAAGCACAGCATCTTCGGTGCCGGGGTCGATCCGCGCAGCCTGCCGGGCATGCATGACCTGCGCGCATGGAAAAAACGCCAGAAGGCGCAAGGCTGA
- a CDS encoding GMC family oxidoreductase, translated as MQESFDYVVVGAGAAGAIVARRLAEADPTVSVCLLEAGPPDRHPYLHLPAGFIKMLFDPKYTWTYGSEPDARTLERRIPLPQGKTLGGSSAINGLIYNRGQAEDYDGWAALGNPGWSFAEVLPYFQRNERWLGPAGSARRGMAGRVPVTPIDWTHPICEAFIAGALEQGLPRNPDYNGEAQAGVGYFQRTIHRGWRQSTARGYLRQPPRNLTVRTHAQATRIVLQSARAVGVEYARGGPQGQATAVGARREVVVCAGALNTPRLLQLSGLGPAEQLQALGLPVLRSLPGVGAHLKDHFSVRVVGHVRRGSAATINELARVPRLWGQAARWLAGKPNILALSPSLVHFFWHSGLSDGVRPDLQGVFTPASYREGYVGQLDTYPGMTCGVWAHRPRSEGEVRLRSSDPWADPLIRPNYLSHEDDVRVLTAGVRLARGLLRTRALAPFFEAEAMPGAAAQSDEDILAYIRRYGVSSYHLCGTARMGPADDAGAVVDAQLRVHGLQGLRVADSSVMPAIPSANICAASMMIGEKAADLILGKNPC; from the coding sequence GTGCAGGAAAGCTTCGACTACGTGGTGGTCGGCGCGGGCGCGGCCGGCGCCATCGTGGCGCGGCGGCTGGCTGAGGCAGACCCGACCGTCAGCGTCTGCCTGCTCGAGGCCGGGCCACCCGACCGCCACCCCTACCTGCACCTGCCGGCCGGCTTCATCAAGATGCTGTTCGATCCAAAGTACACCTGGACGTACGGCTCCGAGCCCGATGCCCGCACGCTGGAGCGGCGCATTCCGCTACCGCAGGGCAAGACGCTGGGCGGGTCGAGCGCAATCAACGGCCTGATCTACAACCGCGGCCAGGCCGAGGACTACGACGGCTGGGCCGCACTGGGCAACCCCGGCTGGTCGTTCGCCGAGGTGCTGCCCTACTTCCAGCGCAACGAGCGCTGGCTGGGCCCAGCCGGTAGCGCACGGCGCGGCATGGCAGGCCGCGTGCCGGTCACGCCCATCGACTGGACGCACCCGATCTGCGAGGCCTTCATCGCGGGCGCCCTGGAGCAGGGCCTGCCGCGCAACCCCGACTACAACGGCGAAGCCCAAGCCGGCGTGGGCTACTTCCAGCGCACCATCCACCGCGGCTGGCGCCAGAGCACGGCGCGCGGCTACCTGCGCCAACCGCCGCGCAACCTCACGGTGCGCACCCATGCGCAGGCCACGCGCATCGTGCTTCAGAGTGCGCGCGCCGTGGGCGTGGAATACGCGCGCGGCGGCCCGCAGGGACAGGCCACAGCGGTCGGCGCACGGCGCGAGGTGGTGGTGTGCGCCGGTGCGCTCAACACGCCCCGGCTGCTGCAGCTCTCAGGGCTGGGCCCGGCCGAACAGCTGCAGGCGCTGGGCCTGCCCGTGCTGCGGTCCCTCCCAGGCGTGGGGGCGCATTTGAAAGACCACTTCTCGGTGCGCGTGGTCGGCCATGTGCGGCGCGGCAGCGCGGCGACTATCAATGAACTGGCGCGCGTGCCGCGCCTGTGGGGGCAGGCGGCGCGCTGGCTTGCGGGCAAGCCCAACATCCTGGCGTTGAGCCCTTCGCTGGTGCATTTCTTCTGGCATTCGGGCTTGAGCGACGGCGTGCGGCCCGACCTGCAGGGCGTGTTCACCCCGGCCAGCTACCGCGAGGGCTATGTCGGCCAGCTCGACACTTACCCCGGCATGACCTGCGGCGTCTGGGCGCACCGCCCGCGCAGCGAGGGCGAGGTGCGGCTGCGGTCCAGCGACCCGTGGGCCGACCCGCTGATTCGTCCCAACTACCTGTCGCACGAAGACGACGTGCGCGTGCTCACGGCCGGCGTGCGCCTGGCGCGCGGGCTGCTGCGCACCCGGGCCCTCGCACCTTTCTTCGAAGCCGAGGCCATGCCGGGCGCCGCTGCCCAGAGCGACGAAGACATCCTGGCCTACATCCGCCGCTACGGCGTGTCGTCGTACCACCTGTGCGGCACGGCACGCATGGGGCCCGCCGACGACGCGGGCGCCGTGGTCGATGCGCAACTGCGCGTGCACGGCCTGCAGGGCCTGCGCGTGGCCGACTCGTCGGTCATGCCGGCCATTCCTTCGGCCAACATCTGCGCCGCCTCGATGATGATCGGCGAGAAGGCGGCCGATCTCATTCTGGGAAAGAACCCATGCTGA
- a CDS encoding ABC transporter ATP-binding protein, which produces MSDELLCIDDLHVHYGAVQALKGVSLHVQAGEVVTIIGGNGAGKSTLMRCISGLEPAKAGRVLFQGQDLAAIHGHRRVALGIAQSPEGRQVFADQTVRDNLVLGAYHRRASAAEIEADIQAQFERFPRLGERQQQMAGTMSGGEQQMLAIARALMARPKLLLLDEPSLGLAPLIVREIFDTIRSLRTLGVTILLVEQMANQALAVADRGYVLETGRITLEGPGRELRRDPKVRAAYLGGH; this is translated from the coding sequence ATGTCCGATGAACTGCTGTGCATCGACGACCTGCACGTGCATTACGGCGCCGTGCAGGCGCTCAAGGGCGTCTCGCTGCACGTACAGGCAGGCGAGGTGGTCACCATCATCGGCGGCAACGGGGCCGGCAAGAGCACGCTGATGCGCTGCATATCGGGCCTGGAGCCCGCGAAGGCCGGGCGCGTGCTGTTCCAGGGGCAGGACCTGGCGGCCATCCACGGCCACCGGCGCGTGGCCCTGGGCATCGCCCAGTCGCCCGAGGGCCGGCAGGTCTTTGCCGACCAGACCGTGCGCGACAACCTGGTGCTGGGCGCCTACCACCGCCGCGCCAGCGCGGCAGAGATCGAGGCCGACATCCAGGCCCAGTTCGAGCGCTTTCCGCGCCTGGGCGAGCGCCAGCAGCAGATGGCCGGCACCATGTCCGGCGGTGAGCAGCAGATGCTGGCCATCGCCCGCGCGCTCATGGCGCGCCCGAAGCTGCTGCTGCTGGACGAACCCTCGCTGGGCCTGGCCCCGCTGATCGTCCGGGAAATTTTCGACACCATCCGCAGCCTGCGCACGCTGGGCGTGACCATCTTGCTGGTCGAGCAGATGGCCAACCAGGCCCTGGCCGTGGCCGACCGCGGCTACGTGCTGGAAACCGGCCGCATCACGCTGGAAGGCCCGGGCCGCGAGCTGCGCCGCGACCCCAAGGTGCGCGCCGCCTACCTCGGAGGGCATTGA
- a CDS encoding branched-chain amino acid ABC transporter ATP-binding protein/permease, with protein sequence MGGAHKQQHTLWLIALAALAAAVPLLTDNDFYLRVLFLIGVNYIAAAGMNVLVGYTGQKSLGHAGLFAVGAYTVALLTARWGWNPWPAFVAAGVMAGIFGVVIALPALRVKGPALAMVTIGFGIVVEKIVSEWQDVFAGQQGIYGVLPLSLGGTMFSSRHWVWFVLLLAVALHVMLRLLLRGRFGRAFMAVNTAEVAAESVGISVYRFKVLAFVISAVTCGLAGALIAQQNQYINSDFITFNLSIFILLMVLFGGPSIYGPLLGAVVLTLLDAVLSRWPGVQHFTYGALLLFALYAMPDGLAGFVKKMARRWSPGLLPAEGLPAQLAPWRPRGAAGADQMLLQAQGLYKAYGGVVPTNEVDIDIRAGHVHSLIGPNGAGKTTLLNILSGIVPPDRGSIRFDGRDVTGLAPWRIARAGLGRTFQNLKLFAGMSVLDNVKLGLHAHIPTGLFGSLLGRGGASERAARDEALQILDALGLKDKAQEIAGSLPYGVQRRLELARALATHPRLLLLDEPAAGLNPQETQELAQVILRIRDLGVTVLLIEHHMDLVMAVSDHVIVLDYGQKIAEGAPAQVQSDPRVIAAYLGTADDEEEEDEEQEGGAHVR encoded by the coding sequence ATGGGCGGCGCGCACAAACAGCAGCACACCCTGTGGCTCATCGCCCTTGCCGCGCTGGCGGCGGCGGTGCCGCTGCTGACCGACAACGACTTCTACCTGCGTGTGCTGTTCCTGATCGGCGTGAACTACATCGCCGCCGCAGGCATGAACGTGCTGGTGGGCTACACGGGCCAGAAATCGCTGGGCCATGCCGGCCTGTTCGCCGTGGGCGCCTACACCGTGGCGCTGCTCACCGCGCGCTGGGGCTGGAACCCTTGGCCGGCCTTCGTGGCCGCCGGGGTCATGGCCGGCATCTTCGGCGTTGTCATCGCGCTGCCGGCGCTGCGCGTCAAGGGCCCGGCGCTGGCCATGGTCACCATCGGCTTCGGCATCGTGGTGGAGAAGATCGTCTCCGAGTGGCAGGACGTGTTCGCCGGCCAGCAGGGCATCTACGGCGTGCTGCCGCTGTCGCTGGGCGGCACCATGTTCAGCTCCAGGCACTGGGTGTGGTTCGTGCTGCTGCTGGCCGTGGCGCTACACGTCATGCTGCGCCTGCTGCTGCGCGGGCGGTTCGGACGCGCCTTCATGGCCGTGAACACGGCCGAGGTGGCGGCCGAGAGCGTGGGCATCAGCGTCTACCGCTTCAAGGTGCTGGCCTTCGTGATCAGCGCCGTGACCTGCGGGCTGGCCGGCGCGCTGATCGCGCAGCAAAACCAGTACATCAACTCCGACTTCATCACGTTCAACCTGTCAATCTTCATCCTGCTGATGGTGCTGTTCGGCGGGCCCTCGATCTACGGGCCGCTGCTGGGCGCAGTGGTGCTGACGCTGCTGGACGCCGTCCTCTCGCGCTGGCCGGGCGTGCAGCACTTCACCTATGGGGCGCTGCTGCTGTTCGCGCTCTACGCCATGCCCGACGGGCTGGCCGGCTTCGTGAAGAAGATGGCGCGGCGCTGGTCGCCCGGACTGCTGCCCGCTGAAGGCCTGCCTGCGCAGCTCGCACCCTGGCGCCCGCGCGGCGCGGCCGGCGCCGACCAGATGCTGCTGCAGGCCCAGGGCCTGTACAAGGCCTACGGCGGCGTGGTGCCCACCAACGAGGTGGACATCGACATCCGCGCCGGCCACGTGCATTCGCTGATCGGGCCCAACGGCGCGGGCAAGACCACGCTGCTCAACATCCTCTCGGGAATCGTGCCGCCGGACCGCGGCAGCATCCGCTTCGACGGGCGCGACGTGACGGGGCTGGCGCCCTGGCGCATCGCCCGCGCCGGCTTGGGGCGCACCTTCCAGAACCTCAAGCTGTTCGCCGGCATGTCGGTGCTGGACAACGTCAAGCTGGGCCTGCACGCGCACATCCCCACGGGCCTCTTTGGCAGCCTGCTGGGCCGCGGCGGCGCGTCCGAGCGCGCCGCGCGCGACGAGGCCCTGCAGATCCTGGACGCCCTGGGCCTGAAGGACAAGGCGCAGGAGATCGCCGGCAGCCTGCCCTACGGCGTGCAGCGCCGCCTGGAGCTGGCGCGGGCGCTGGCCACGCACCCGCGCCTGCTGCTGCTCGATGAGCCCGCCGCCGGCCTGAACCCGCAGGAGACGCAGGAGCTGGCGCAGGTCATCCTGCGCATCCGCGACCTGGGCGTCACCGTGCTGCTGATCGAGCACCACATGGACCTGGTGATGGCCGTGTCCGACCACGTGATCGTGCTGGACTATGGCCAGAAGATCGCCGAGGGCGCGCCCGCACAGGTGCAGAGCGACCCGCGCGTGATCGCGGCCTACCTGGGCACGGCCGACGACGAAGAAGAAGAAGACGAGGAACAGGAAGGCGGTGCCCATGTCCGATGA
- a CDS encoding branched-chain amino acid ABC transporter permease codes for MAESILQAIFSGLALGSIYALVAVGFNITFNTTKTLNFGQGEFLVAGAFVAVSVLLLLAGKQMTDALLPEEVTLTRYLLSLVGSMAVLALLGVLLYYTAVRPFVGQGGMAWVMSTIGFGIIIQNTALAIWGPSPLVMPSPLGNEVIRIGGAGVLPQEVLVLVASVAVLFTLDWVMRATRIGKAVRAVAQSGSAATLMGINVGAIVVLAFVISSSLAGLAGLLIAPITTASVFMGLTLALKAFSSAIVGGLTSPRGCMLGGVLLGVIEALVGLWHAELREISIFILIIIVLVVRPQGLLGQRIEEKV; via the coding sequence ATGGCCGAATCGATACTCCAGGCGATCTTCAGCGGCCTGGCCCTGGGCAGCATCTACGCGCTCGTGGCCGTGGGCTTCAACATCACCTTCAACACCACCAAGACGCTGAACTTCGGCCAGGGCGAGTTCCTGGTGGCCGGCGCCTTCGTCGCGGTCTCGGTGCTGCTGCTCCTGGCCGGCAAGCAGATGACCGACGCGCTGCTGCCCGAAGAGGTGACGCTGACGCGCTACCTGCTCAGCCTGGTCGGCTCCATGGCCGTGCTGGCGCTGCTGGGCGTGCTGCTGTACTACACGGCCGTGCGGCCCTTCGTGGGCCAGGGCGGCATGGCCTGGGTGATGAGCACCATCGGCTTCGGCATCATCATCCAGAACACGGCGCTGGCCATCTGGGGGCCCTCGCCGCTGGTCATGCCCTCGCCGCTGGGCAACGAGGTGATCCGCATCGGCGGCGCCGGCGTGCTGCCGCAGGAGGTGCTGGTGCTGGTGGCCAGCGTGGCCGTGCTGTTCACACTGGACTGGGTCATGCGCGCCACGCGCATCGGCAAGGCCGTGCGCGCCGTGGCGCAAAGCGGCAGCGCCGCCACGCTGATGGGCATCAACGTCGGCGCCATCGTGGTGCTGGCCTTCGTCATCAGCTCCAGCCTGGCAGGGCTGGCCGGGCTGCTGATCGCGCCCATCACCACCGCCTCGGTGTTCATGGGCCTCACGCTGGCGCTCAAGGCTTTTTCGTCGGCCATCGTCGGCGGGCTGACCAGCCCGCGCGGCTGCATGCTGGGCGGCGTGCTGCTGGGCGTGATCGAGGCCCTGGTGGGCCTGTGGCATGCCGAGCTGCGCGAGATCAGCATCTTCATCCTCATCATCATCGTGCTGGTGGTGCGCCCGCAGGGGCTGCTGGGCCAGCGCATCGAGGAGAAGGTGTGA
- a CDS encoding ABC transporter substrate-binding protein, protein MTGIRQIAKAAATALTVACAFTAQAQDIKIGYTADQSGSGVAELGIAGRWGFEAAIEDVNKAGGILGKKVVGVIRDDQGTPPKAIQTVQELLDSEKVQALVGPANSGNALAWLHIPQQKKIPVVVPIGTATEITTRYAKEPQNYLFRVSMVDREQVSLLAAYAVKASKDKKIAVLADSTGYGQGGIKDATEVLALHGVKPVAVEKYGPKDSDMTSQLNKIKAAGADTVIIYGIADGAAQVVRSMEKINYMPTTLGTWGNLSSLFPKMAGPKLSEHLIMAASTTEDTSDKTKSLGERVRKNFPALTCFPCAAQAYDSVMLLAAAMKQANSTDGEKVAAALENVSGVQGVIKTYDKPFSKTMHEGLHVGDFYLARWKNGTEVQRFEDPVYKSLTPADLKQ, encoded by the coding sequence ATGACAGGAATTCGCCAGATCGCCAAGGCCGCAGCCACGGCTCTCACGGTGGCATGCGCCTTCACCGCCCAGGCGCAGGACATCAAGATCGGCTACACCGCGGACCAGTCCGGCAGCGGCGTGGCCGAGCTGGGCATTGCCGGGCGCTGGGGCTTCGAGGCCGCCATCGAGGACGTCAACAAGGCCGGGGGCATCCTGGGCAAGAAGGTGGTCGGCGTGATCCGCGACGACCAGGGCACGCCACCCAAAGCCATCCAGACGGTGCAGGAGCTGCTCGACAGCGAGAAGGTGCAGGCTCTGGTGGGCCCGGCCAACTCGGGCAACGCGCTGGCCTGGCTGCACATTCCGCAGCAAAAGAAGATTCCCGTGGTGGTGCCCATCGGCACGGCTACCGAGATCACCACCCGCTATGCCAAGGAGCCGCAGAACTATCTGTTCCGCGTGTCGATGGTGGACCGCGAGCAGGTCTCGCTGCTGGCCGCCTACGCCGTCAAGGCGTCCAAGGACAAGAAGATTGCCGTGCTCGCAGACTCCACCGGCTACGGCCAGGGCGGCATCAAGGACGCGACCGAGGTGCTGGCGCTGCATGGCGTGAAGCCCGTGGCCGTCGAGAAGTACGGGCCCAAGGACTCGGACATGACCTCGCAGCTCAACAAGATCAAGGCGGCGGGCGCCGACACCGTGATCATCTACGGCATCGCCGACGGCGCGGCGCAGGTGGTGCGCAGCATGGAGAAGATCAACTACATGCCCACCACGCTGGGCACCTGGGGCAACCTGAGCTCGCTGTTTCCAAAGATGGCGGGGCCGAAGCTGTCCGAGCACCTGATCATGGCCGCCTCCACCACAGAGGACACCTCCGACAAGACCAAGTCACTGGGCGAGCGCGTGCGCAAGAACTTCCCGGCGCTGACCTGCTTCCCCTGCGCCGCGCAGGCCTATGACTCGGTGATGCTGCTGGCCGCCGCGATGAAGCAGGCGAACAGCACCGACGGCGAGAAGGTCGCCGCCGCGCTGGAAAACGTCAGCGGCGTGCAGGGCGTCATCAAGACCTATGACAAGCCCTTCAGCAAGACCATGCACGAGGGCCTGCACGTGGGCGACTTCTACCTGGCACGCTGGAAGAACGGCACCGAGGTGCAGCGCTTCGAGGACCCGGTCTACAAGTCCCTCACGCCCGCCGATCTCAAGCAGTGA
- a CDS encoding glutathione S-transferase family protein, producing the protein MIVLHHCVSARSFRPLWMLEELGLPYRLRVLPFPPRVHARPFLDDNPLGTVPLLEDGATRMTESAAMCQYLAARHGAGQLDVAAHDPAYGSYLNWLYMSDATLTFPQTLVLRYTHFEPQERRQPQVAQDYARWFLARLRAVDAAVQHGEFLCAGRFTAADVAVAYALQLAQHLGLDGQFPSAVAHYWQRLQARPAFQRALQAQHRAALEQGVDPTPSPDLRPA; encoded by the coding sequence ATGATCGTTCTACACCACTGCGTCAGCGCCCGCTCCTTCCGCCCCCTGTGGATGCTGGAGGAGCTGGGCCTGCCCTACCGCCTGCGCGTGCTGCCCTTTCCGCCGCGCGTGCATGCCCGCCCGTTTCTGGATGACAACCCGCTGGGCACCGTGCCGCTGCTGGAGGACGGCGCCACGCGCATGACCGAGTCGGCCGCCATGTGCCAGTACCTCGCGGCGCGCCACGGCGCGGGGCAGCTGGACGTGGCCGCCCATGATCCGGCCTACGGCAGCTACCTGAACTGGCTGTACATGAGCGACGCCACGCTCACCTTCCCGCAGACCCTGGTGCTGCGCTACACCCACTTCGAGCCCCAAGAGCGGCGCCAGCCCCAGGTGGCGCAGGACTATGCGCGCTGGTTCCTGGCGCGGCTGCGCGCCGTGGACGCGGCCGTGCAGCACGGCGAATTCCTGTGCGCCGGCCGCTTCACCGCGGCCGACGTGGCCGTGGCGTATGCGCTGCAGCTGGCGCAGCACCTGGGCCTGGACGGGCAGTTTCCGTCCGCTGTCGCGCACTACTGGCAAAGGCTGCAGGCGCGCCCGGCGTTCCAGCGCGCGTTGCAGGCACAGCACCGCGCCGCGCTGGAGCAGGGCGTGGACCCCACGCCTTCGCCCGACCTGCGGCCGGCCTGA
- a CDS encoding AraC family transcriptional regulator: protein MYTPSLPSSRPSPRRSARQGAVAATPMAFVQAVALAYARRGMDPAGALAQAQIAPEQVADDAARITAWQMEALCGAAMRELDDEALGWFERRLPWGSYGLLARASLSAPTLGLALARWCRHHGLLTQSIALRLSSDGARAELAIDEQLDLGPLREFCLVSVLRNVLGLASWFIDARLPVLGAQFPFAAPAHAGAYRVLFTGPTQFGAERAALQFDARHLQLPLVRGEAAMDALLQHALPLTVRQYRRHRLLVQRVRQLLAAAPQAAHSAQTVAQQLHLSPRTLHRQLAAEGATLQQLKDEVRRARATELLHRSDRPIKQVAQAAGFASEKSFIRAFKGWTGQSPAEFRQRSRPAG, encoded by the coding sequence ATGTACACGCCGTCGCTGCCCTCCTCCCGGCCCTCACCCCGCCGTTCGGCCCGCCAGGGCGCTGTGGCGGCCACGCCCATGGCCTTCGTGCAGGCTGTCGCACTGGCCTACGCGCGGCGTGGCATGGACCCTGCCGGCGCCCTGGCGCAGGCACAAATCGCGCCAGAACAGGTGGCCGACGACGCTGCCCGCATCACCGCCTGGCAGATGGAGGCGCTGTGCGGCGCCGCCATGCGCGAGCTGGACGACGAGGCGCTGGGCTGGTTCGAGCGGCGCCTGCCCTGGGGCAGCTACGGCCTGCTGGCGCGCGCCTCGCTTTCGGCGCCGACGCTGGGCCTGGCGCTGGCGCGCTGGTGCCGCCACCACGGCCTGCTGACGCAGTCCATCGCCCTGCGCCTGTCGAGCGATGGGGCCCGCGCCGAGCTGGCCATCGACGAGCAGCTGGACCTGGGGCCGCTGCGCGAGTTCTGCCTGGTGTCGGTGCTGCGCAATGTGCTGGGGCTGGCCAGCTGGTTCATCGACGCGCGCCTGCCGGTGCTGGGCGCGCAGTTCCCGTTTGCCGCGCCGGCGCATGCGGGGGCCTACCGCGTGCTGTTCACCGGGCCGACACAGTTCGGCGCCGAGCGCGCCGCGCTGCAATTTGACGCGCGCCACCTGCAGCTGCCGCTGGTGCGCGGCGAAGCGGCCATGGACGCCCTGCTGCAGCACGCCCTGCCTCTCACCGTGCGCCAGTACCGGCGCCACCGCCTGCTGGTGCAGCGCGTGCGCCAGCTGCTGGCCGCCGCGCCCCAGGCCGCGCACAGCGCGCAGACCGTGGCGCAGCAGCTGCACCTGTCGCCACGCACCCTGCACCGCCAGCTGGCCGCCGAGGGCGCGACGCTGCAGCAGCTCAAGGACGAGGTGCGCCGCGCGCGCGCCACCGAGCTGCTGCACCGCAGCGACCGCCCCATCAAGCAGGTGGCGCAGGCAGCGGGTTTTGCCAGCGAAAAGAGCTTCATCCGGGCGTTCAAGGGCTGGACGGGGCAGTCGCCCGCCGAGTTTCGCCAGCGCAGCAGGCCCGCCGGCTGA